From Salvelinus sp. IW2-2015 linkage group LG18, ASM291031v2, whole genome shotgun sequence, a single genomic window includes:
- the znf646 gene encoding zinc finger protein 646 isoform X1, with protein sequence MAMQEPGRTKGFPCKHCGTVCSNMPSLLEHMDSHSQQEEDRKFKCDECGRGYRHAGSLANHKKTHELGTFQCPVCARKLSNPLALKSHLRIHTSQKKYSCMDCGKAFRLATQLATHQKVHLSRQSKRRAGRRAAAEYSPIENRDEIEDNEDLHEQLVLVADQQDTRMDIISDNGLSQEEAEIIPISANYSENLGSDEPGDRPFKCDQCEKSYRHHGSLINHKKSHQVGMFECPICFKQFNNLAALHSHQRTHNKSRSGPDTRSTEVTYAGTAQEQFSPSNREAAVHFCHLCQVIFPNDDEFQEHIQMHNSSSMSFGHIQGSSDGYHGTYDHSVTHSPDSNFHSTPLNNTPSMDNQGEQINDVQIYSDHSSNESTLNTQQEPAILDSEISADDLGKAEQSSVTENVERRFKCQVCGKSYRHAGSLINHKRSHQTGIYQCSICRKTYPHMAALRSHIRIHRAHPSSFNLSSEGDWLSTEPLTLENQQACLSSQDGDASSMMALAQENKGVHDNGGSFHEQFDSTFPQERTVHLPHDEHLMERHMCADCGETFADIAGIKSHICPQLQQQQEAMSNDCDSNLTFQDTNGQCSMGNPGDHIKFQGLNGSPVQRYFGEHNFHEVMNGEQLNSGDGEEEDDEDDDGELYQCSVCGNRYTSMRALRSHLRGHTQSHDTPTSSGPSSMSSLEAEKEEDLGERQQVDGGLMICSTCGESFAKKQDMLAHQLSHHKAQADDAKHVHMDNSNGARHKEEVDSIICGNCGTFCTSYHHLETHQCTANGQSESGDERTEMGNSVNGKELGPMKADLDNGDRQYKCDQCGRAYRHAGSLLNHKKSHKTGVFRCMVCQKRFYNLLALKNHQRTHFDVKRHTCNECGKAFKIQKQLLNHLRIHKENKAKIQELNNQIQALMQMNGAGSEGGMHSLNAPANQSATTTRRKRRPTLNLKKPSVGEGALTASQTEVKSEGAGDPRPYSCDQCGRTYRHAGSLVNHKNSHKTGEYYCSVCNNTYSNQLAMKNHLRIHFSVKKHSCQHCGKAFRGKKQLSNHICAHLRKDMPGGVRGSGRRRTRNIKCKQCRLTFVSADQLTAHTCGSLANSSESSDGQTSMSLKKEERPFTCNICNRSYRHAGSLLNHKNTHKSGHFSCTFCSKPFSNPMALRNHTRIHTQKKKHVCLTCGKAFRLASILHNHQKVHTRVASHFSCPECGKSFQGKSGLKRHRCQSRGPDDSAKAGDSYHRDGGGDKCFMCDLCGRSYRHSGSLLNHKKTHSENLHHCTLCLQTFPDPIALQVHSQMKRHCCPDCGKTFCLVSHLQSHMEVHSKERTLVCSPCHQSFPNPASYQQHQDLHHRAQGHYQQHSMQLKDNLGWGSGLDQPVGIQGMPKLVPAFAHMHGGMPDPQDQQESNEAHCTGVKSHVCEHCGRTYRHAGSLLNHKNSHKTGSFFCSVCQKEFTNLMALKNHRRIHTEPKRYQCLECGKAFRVSTQLICHRRMHTKEKPFSCLLCDKSFSSKSNLRHHQKMHQSGAQVYESSFSMDANSFMDLDMGSFL encoded by the exons ATGGCTATGCAGGAGCCTGGCAGGACCAAAGGCTTCCCTTGCAAACACTGTGGCACAGTGTGTTCCAACATGCCAAGCCTTCTGGAACACATGGATAGTCACTCCCAGCAAGAGGAAGATCGCAAGTTCAAGTGTGATGAATGTGGGCGGGGTTACAGGCATGCAGGTAGCCTCGCTAACCATAAGAAAACACACGAGTTGGGTACTTTTCAATGTCCAGTATGTGCTAGGAAGCTATCAAACCCTCTGGCCCTGAAGAGCCATCTGCGCATCCACACATCGCAGAAGAAGTACTCCTGCATGGATTGTGGGAAGGCCTTTAGGTTAGCTACTCAGCTGGCCACCCATCAAAAGGTCCATCTATCCAGGCAGTCAAAGAGGAGAGCTGGTAGGAGGGCAGCTGCAGAATATTCTCCAATTGAGAATAGAGATGAAATTGAGGATAATGAAGACCTTCATGAGCAGTTGGTCTTGGTGGCTGACCAGCAAGACACAAGGATGGATATTATATCTGATAATGGCCTTAGTCAGGAGGAGGCAGAGATTATCCCCATCTCAGCTAATTACAGTGAAAACCTAGGCTCTGACGAACCAGGGGATCGACCTTTCAAATGTGATCAGTGTGAAAAGTCATATAGACACCATGGAAGCCTGATTAATCATAAAAAGTCTCACCAAGTAGGGATGTTTGAGTGCCCTATCTGTTTCAAACAGTTCAATAATCTTGCTGCCCTCCATAGTCACCAGAGAACCCATAACAAGTCCAGAAGTGGGCCAGACACCCGTTCCACTGAAGTCACTTACGCAGGCACAGCACAAGAGCAGTTTTCCCCCTCAAACAGGGAGGCTGCTGTACATTTCTGCCACCTGTGTCAAGTGATATTTCCTAATGATGATGAGTTCCAGGAACACATCCAAATGCATAATTCTTCCTCTATGTCATTTGGGCACATTCAAGGTTCATCTGATGGTTATCATGGCACTTATGACCATAGTGTCACTCATTCTCCTGACTCAAACTTTCATTCAACCCCTCTAAACAATACTCCATCGATGGATAATCAGGGGGAGCAGATCAACGATGTTCAAATATACTCTGACCACTCCAGTAACGAATCCACCTTGAACACTCAGCAAGAGCCCGCAATCTTGGATTCAGAGATTTCTGCGGACGATCTAGGGAAGGCAGAACAGTCCTCAGTTACAGAAAATGTTGAGCGCCGCTTCAAGTGCCAGGTCTGTGGCAAAAGCTACCGGCACGCAGGGAGCCTCATCAACCACAAGCGGTCTCATCAGACGGGCATTTACCAGTGTTCCATCTGCCGCAAGACTTACCCACACATGGCTGCCCTCCGCAGCCACATCCGCATTCACAGGGCCCATCCGTCCTCCTTCAACCTCAGCTCTGAAGGAGACTGGCTGTCTACCGAGCCCCTGACACTGGAGAACCAGCAGGCCTGCCTTTCCTCTCAGGATGGTGACGCTAGCAGTATGATGGCGCTCGCTCAGGAGAACAAGGGTGTACACGACAATGGAGGATCATTCCACGAGCAGTTTGACTCCACCTTTCCCCAGGAAAGAACTGTGCACCTACCTCACGACGAACACCTGATGGAGAGGCACATGTGCGCCGACTGTGGCGAAACATTTGCAGACATCGCAGGGATCAAGTCGCACATATGCCCCCAGCTACAACAGCAGCAGGAGGCCATGTCAAATGATTGCGACAGTAACCTAACCTTCCAGGACACTAATGGCCAATGCTCCATGGGAAATCCAGGGGATCATATAAAATTCCAGGGACTGAATGGCAGCCCTGTGCAAAGGTACTTTGGTGAACACAACTTCCATGAAGTCATGAATGGGGAGCAGTTAAATAGTGGTGATggcgaggaggaggatgatgaagatgatgacggAGAGCTCTATCAATGCTCAGTGTGTGGGAACCGCTACACAAGCATGAGGGCTCTGAGGAGTCATCTTCGTGGCCACACTCAATCCCATGATACTCCTACAAGCTCTGGCCCCTCCTCCATGTCCTCCCTCGAGGCTGAAAAAGAAGAGGACCTtggagagagacagcaggtggACGGGGGTCTGATGATCTGCAGTACTTGCGGAGAGAGTTTTGCCAAGAAGCAGGACATGCTTGCCCATCAGCTCTCGCACCATAAAGCACAGGCAGATGACGCTAAACACGTACATATGGACAATAGTAATGGAGCTAGGCACAAAGAGGAAGTTGACAGCATTATCTGTGGAAATTGTGGTACATTTTGCACCAGTTACCATCATCTTGAGACTCATCAATGTACAGCAAATGGGCAAAGTGAATCTGGTGATGAGAGAACTGAAATGGGCAACTCTGTCAACGGTAAAGAATTAGGACCAATGAAAGCGGATTTAGACAATGGTGATCGCCAGTACAAGTGTGATCAGTGTGGAAGAGCATACAGACATGCTGGCTCCCTTCTCAACCATAAAAAGTCCCACAAAACGGGAGTATTCCGCTGCATGGTTTGCCAGAAGCGCTTCTACAATCTACTGGCCCTTAAGAACCATCAAAGGACCCACTTTGATGTTAAGAG GCATACTTGTAATGAATGTGGGAAGGCATTCAAGATACAGAAGCAGCTATTGAACCACTTAAGAATTCACAAGGAGAACAAGGCCAAAATACAGGAGCTCAACAATCAGATTCAGGCCCTCATGCAGATGAATGGGGCCGGGTCAGAGGGAGGAATGCACTCGTTAAATGCACCTGCCAATCAATCCGCCACCACCACCCGCAGAAAGCGTAGGCCAACCCTCAACCTAAAGAAACCCAGTGTGGGGGAAGGGGCTCTGACAGCGTCTCAGACTGAGGTCAAATCAGAGGGGGCAGGCGACCCTCGCCCCTACTCCTGTGACCAATGTGGGCGAACGTATCGGCACGCAGGAAGTCTGGTCAATCACAAGAACTCTCACAAGACGGGTGAATACTACTGTTCTGTTTGTAACAACACCTACTCCAACCAACTGGCTATGAAGAACCACCTGCGCATCCACTTCTCAGTTAAAAAGCACAGTTGCCAACACTGTGGAAAGGCCTTTAGGGGAAAGAAGCAGTTGTCTAACCATATTTGCGCACACCTCCGAAAGGATATGCCTGGAGGGGTCAGGGGAAGTGGTCGCAGACGCACTAGAAACATTAAATGTAAGCAGTGCAGACTGACATTTGTATCTGCAGACCAGCTCACAGCCCATACCTGTGGGTCACTGGCAAACTCATCAGAGAGCAGTGATGGACAAACGAGCATGTCCTTGAAAAAAGAGGAGCGACCATTCACCTGCAACATCTGCAATCGCAGCTACCGCCACGCGGGCAGTCTCCTGAATCATAAAAACACCCATAAGTCCGGCCACTTCAGCTGCACGTTCTGCTCCAAGCCCTTCTCTAATCCCATGGCGTTACGCAACCACACACGAATTCACACACAGAAGAAGAAGCATGTCTGCCTGACCTGTGGGAAGGCGTTTCGGCTGGCCAGTATTCTCCATAACCACCAGAAGGTCCACACTAGGGTGGCCAGCCACTTCAGCTGCCCAGAATGTGGCAAGAGCTTCCAGGGCAAGTCTGGGCTGAAGAGGCACCGCTGCCAGAGCAGGGGTCCGGATGACTCGGCTAAAGCTGGTGACAGCTATCACAGAGATGGTGGTGGAGACAAGTGCTTCAT GTGTGACCTGTGTGGACGCTCGTACCGCCACTCTGGCTCCCTGCTCAACCATAAAAAGACGCACTCCGAAAACCTCCACCACTGTACCTTGTGCCTCCAGACTTTCCCCGACCCCATCGCCCTCCAGGTCCACTCCCAGATGAAGCGCCACTGCTGCCCAGACTGTGGCAAGACCTTCTGTCTCGTCTCCCACCTGCAGAGCCACATGGAGGTGCACTCCAAGGAACGCACCCTGGTCTGCAGCCCCTGCCATCAGAGCTTCCCCAACCCGGCCAGCTACCAGCAACACCAGGACCTGCACCACCGGGCCCAGGGGCATTACCAACAACACAGCATGCAATTAAAGGACAACCTAGGCTGGGGCTCGGGACTGGACCAACCCGTGGGGATCCAGGGCATGCCCAAGCTGGTACCGGCGTTTGCCCACATGCACGGCGGCATGCCCGACCCTCAGGACCAGCAGGAGAGCAACGAGGCTCACTGCACAGGGGTGAAGAGCCACGTGTGTGAGCACTGCGGCCGCACCTACCGCCACGCCGGCTCCCTCCTCAACCACAAGAACAGCCACAAAACGGGCTCCTTCTTCTGCTCCGTGTGCCAGAAGGAGTTCACTAACCTGATGGCCCTGAAGAACCACAGGCGCATCCACACGGAGCCCAAGCGCTACCAGTGCCTGGAGTGCGGCAAGGCCTTCCGCGTGTCCACCCAGCTCATCTGCCACCGGAGGATGCACACCAAAGAGAAGCCTTTCTCCTGCCTGCTGTGCGACAAGAGCTTCTCCAGCAAGTCAAATCTGCGCCACCACCAAAAGATGCACCAGAGCGGTGCCCAGGTTTATGAGTCCTCCTTCAGCATGGATGCTAACAGTTTCATGGACTTGGACATGGGCTCTTTTCTCTGA
- the znf646 gene encoding zinc finger protein 646 isoform X2, which yields MAMQEPGRTKGFPCKHCGTVCSNMPSLLEHMDSHSQQEEDRKFKCDECGRGYRHAGSLANHKKTHELGTFQCPVCARKLSNPLALKSHLRIHTSQKKYSCMDCGKAFRLATQLATHQKVHLSRQSKRRAGRRAAAEYSPIENRDEIEDNEDLHEQLVLVADQQDTRMDIISDNGLSQEEAEIIPISANYSENLGSDEPGDRPFKCDQCEKSYRHHGSLINHKKSHQVGMFECPICFKQFNNLAALHSHQRTHNKSRSGPDTRSTEVTYAGTAQEQFSPSNREAAVHFCHLCQVIFPNDDEFQEHIQMHNSSSMSFGHIQGSSDGYHGTYDHSVTHSPDSNFHSTPLNNTPSMDNQGEQINDVQIYSDHSSNESTLNTQQEPAILDSEISADDLGKAEQSSVTENVERRFKCQVCGKSYRHAGSLINHKRSHQTGIYQCSICRKTYPHMAALRSHIRIHRAHPSSFNLSSEGDWLSTEPLTLENQQACLSSQDGDASSMMALAQENKGVHDNGGSFHEQFDSTFPQERTVHLPHDEHLMERHMCADCGETFADIAGIKSHICPQLQQQQEAMSNDCDSNLTFQDTNGQCSMGNPGDHIKFQGLNGSPVQRYFGEHNFHEVMNGEQLNSGDGEEEDDEDDDGELYQCSVCGNRYTSMRALRSHLRGHTQSHDTPTSSGPSSMSSLEAEKEEDLGERQQVDGGLMICSTCGESFAKKQDMLAHQLSHHKAQADDAKHVHMDNSNGARHKEEVDSIICGNCGTFCTSYHHLETHQCTANGQSESGDERTEMGNSVNGKELGPMKADLDNGDRQYKCDQCGRAYRHAGSLLNHKKSHKTGVFRCMVCQKRFYNLLALKNHQRTHFDVKRHTCNECGKAFKIQKQLLNHLRIHKENKAKIQELNNQIQALMQMNGAGSEGGMHSLNAPANQSATTTRRKRRPTLNLKKPSVGEGALTASQTEVKSEGAGDPRPYSCDQCGRTYRHAGSLVNHKNSHKTGEYYCSVCNNTYSNQLAMKNHLRIHFSVKKHSCQHCGKAFRGKKQLSNHICAHLRKDMPGGVRGSGRRRTRNIKCKQCRLTFVSADQLTAHTCGSLANSSESSDGQTSMSLKKEERPFTCNICNRSYRHAGSLLNHKNTHKSGHFSCTFCSKPFSNPMALRNHTRIHTQKKKHVCLTCGKAFRLASILHNHQKVHTRVASHFSCPECGKSFQGKSGLKRHRCQSRGPDDSAKAGDSYHRDGGGDKCFM from the exons ATGGCTATGCAGGAGCCTGGCAGGACCAAAGGCTTCCCTTGCAAACACTGTGGCACAGTGTGTTCCAACATGCCAAGCCTTCTGGAACACATGGATAGTCACTCCCAGCAAGAGGAAGATCGCAAGTTCAAGTGTGATGAATGTGGGCGGGGTTACAGGCATGCAGGTAGCCTCGCTAACCATAAGAAAACACACGAGTTGGGTACTTTTCAATGTCCAGTATGTGCTAGGAAGCTATCAAACCCTCTGGCCCTGAAGAGCCATCTGCGCATCCACACATCGCAGAAGAAGTACTCCTGCATGGATTGTGGGAAGGCCTTTAGGTTAGCTACTCAGCTGGCCACCCATCAAAAGGTCCATCTATCCAGGCAGTCAAAGAGGAGAGCTGGTAGGAGGGCAGCTGCAGAATATTCTCCAATTGAGAATAGAGATGAAATTGAGGATAATGAAGACCTTCATGAGCAGTTGGTCTTGGTGGCTGACCAGCAAGACACAAGGATGGATATTATATCTGATAATGGCCTTAGTCAGGAGGAGGCAGAGATTATCCCCATCTCAGCTAATTACAGTGAAAACCTAGGCTCTGACGAACCAGGGGATCGACCTTTCAAATGTGATCAGTGTGAAAAGTCATATAGACACCATGGAAGCCTGATTAATCATAAAAAGTCTCACCAAGTAGGGATGTTTGAGTGCCCTATCTGTTTCAAACAGTTCAATAATCTTGCTGCCCTCCATAGTCACCAGAGAACCCATAACAAGTCCAGAAGTGGGCCAGACACCCGTTCCACTGAAGTCACTTACGCAGGCACAGCACAAGAGCAGTTTTCCCCCTCAAACAGGGAGGCTGCTGTACATTTCTGCCACCTGTGTCAAGTGATATTTCCTAATGATGATGAGTTCCAGGAACACATCCAAATGCATAATTCTTCCTCTATGTCATTTGGGCACATTCAAGGTTCATCTGATGGTTATCATGGCACTTATGACCATAGTGTCACTCATTCTCCTGACTCAAACTTTCATTCAACCCCTCTAAACAATACTCCATCGATGGATAATCAGGGGGAGCAGATCAACGATGTTCAAATATACTCTGACCACTCCAGTAACGAATCCACCTTGAACACTCAGCAAGAGCCCGCAATCTTGGATTCAGAGATTTCTGCGGACGATCTAGGGAAGGCAGAACAGTCCTCAGTTACAGAAAATGTTGAGCGCCGCTTCAAGTGCCAGGTCTGTGGCAAAAGCTACCGGCACGCAGGGAGCCTCATCAACCACAAGCGGTCTCATCAGACGGGCATTTACCAGTGTTCCATCTGCCGCAAGACTTACCCACACATGGCTGCCCTCCGCAGCCACATCCGCATTCACAGGGCCCATCCGTCCTCCTTCAACCTCAGCTCTGAAGGAGACTGGCTGTCTACCGAGCCCCTGACACTGGAGAACCAGCAGGCCTGCCTTTCCTCTCAGGATGGTGACGCTAGCAGTATGATGGCGCTCGCTCAGGAGAACAAGGGTGTACACGACAATGGAGGATCATTCCACGAGCAGTTTGACTCCACCTTTCCCCAGGAAAGAACTGTGCACCTACCTCACGACGAACACCTGATGGAGAGGCACATGTGCGCCGACTGTGGCGAAACATTTGCAGACATCGCAGGGATCAAGTCGCACATATGCCCCCAGCTACAACAGCAGCAGGAGGCCATGTCAAATGATTGCGACAGTAACCTAACCTTCCAGGACACTAATGGCCAATGCTCCATGGGAAATCCAGGGGATCATATAAAATTCCAGGGACTGAATGGCAGCCCTGTGCAAAGGTACTTTGGTGAACACAACTTCCATGAAGTCATGAATGGGGAGCAGTTAAATAGTGGTGATggcgaggaggaggatgatgaagatgatgacggAGAGCTCTATCAATGCTCAGTGTGTGGGAACCGCTACACAAGCATGAGGGCTCTGAGGAGTCATCTTCGTGGCCACACTCAATCCCATGATACTCCTACAAGCTCTGGCCCCTCCTCCATGTCCTCCCTCGAGGCTGAAAAAGAAGAGGACCTtggagagagacagcaggtggACGGGGGTCTGATGATCTGCAGTACTTGCGGAGAGAGTTTTGCCAAGAAGCAGGACATGCTTGCCCATCAGCTCTCGCACCATAAAGCACAGGCAGATGACGCTAAACACGTACATATGGACAATAGTAATGGAGCTAGGCACAAAGAGGAAGTTGACAGCATTATCTGTGGAAATTGTGGTACATTTTGCACCAGTTACCATCATCTTGAGACTCATCAATGTACAGCAAATGGGCAAAGTGAATCTGGTGATGAGAGAACTGAAATGGGCAACTCTGTCAACGGTAAAGAATTAGGACCAATGAAAGCGGATTTAGACAATGGTGATCGCCAGTACAAGTGTGATCAGTGTGGAAGAGCATACAGACATGCTGGCTCCCTTCTCAACCATAAAAAGTCCCACAAAACGGGAGTATTCCGCTGCATGGTTTGCCAGAAGCGCTTCTACAATCTACTGGCCCTTAAGAACCATCAAAGGACCCACTTTGATGTTAAGAG GCATACTTGTAATGAATGTGGGAAGGCATTCAAGATACAGAAGCAGCTATTGAACCACTTAAGAATTCACAAGGAGAACAAGGCCAAAATACAGGAGCTCAACAATCAGATTCAGGCCCTCATGCAGATGAATGGGGCCGGGTCAGAGGGAGGAATGCACTCGTTAAATGCACCTGCCAATCAATCCGCCACCACCACCCGCAGAAAGCGTAGGCCAACCCTCAACCTAAAGAAACCCAGTGTGGGGGAAGGGGCTCTGACAGCGTCTCAGACTGAGGTCAAATCAGAGGGGGCAGGCGACCCTCGCCCCTACTCCTGTGACCAATGTGGGCGAACGTATCGGCACGCAGGAAGTCTGGTCAATCACAAGAACTCTCACAAGACGGGTGAATACTACTGTTCTGTTTGTAACAACACCTACTCCAACCAACTGGCTATGAAGAACCACCTGCGCATCCACTTCTCAGTTAAAAAGCACAGTTGCCAACACTGTGGAAAGGCCTTTAGGGGAAAGAAGCAGTTGTCTAACCATATTTGCGCACACCTCCGAAAGGATATGCCTGGAGGGGTCAGGGGAAGTGGTCGCAGACGCACTAGAAACATTAAATGTAAGCAGTGCAGACTGACATTTGTATCTGCAGACCAGCTCACAGCCCATACCTGTGGGTCACTGGCAAACTCATCAGAGAGCAGTGATGGACAAACGAGCATGTCCTTGAAAAAAGAGGAGCGACCATTCACCTGCAACATCTGCAATCGCAGCTACCGCCACGCGGGCAGTCTCCTGAATCATAAAAACACCCATAAGTCCGGCCACTTCAGCTGCACGTTCTGCTCCAAGCCCTTCTCTAATCCCATGGCGTTACGCAACCACACACGAATTCACACACAGAAGAAGAAGCATGTCTGCCTGACCTGTGGGAAGGCGTTTCGGCTGGCCAGTATTCTCCATAACCACCAGAAGGTCCACACTAGGGTGGCCAGCCACTTCAGCTGCCCAGAATGTGGCAAGAGCTTCCAGGGCAAGTCTGGGCTGAAGAGGCACCGCTGCCAGAGCAGGGGTCCGGATGACTCGGCTAAAGCTGGTGACAGCTATCACAGAGATGGTGGTGGAGACAAGTGCTTCATGTGA